Within the Paracoccus everestensis genome, the region TGCAGGCCGAATACGACGGGGCGGTGTCCGACGTGGCCGTGTCCAAGGCCCAGATCCAGGCACTCGACGCCCAGATCGCCCAAGCCCAGGTTGCCATCGAAACCGCGCAGGCGAACCTGGACTACACCCGCATCACCGCGCCCAGCGACGGCACCGTCCTGGCGATCACCGCCCAGCAGGGACAGACGGTCAACGCCGCGCAATCCGCGCCCACCATCGTCGTGCTGGGCGACCTGACCCGGATGGAGGTGTTTGCCGAAATCTCGGAAGCCGATATCGGCCAGGTCGAACCCGGCCAGCAGGTCTGGTTCACCACCTTGGGGGCGCCCGGCCGCCGGTACGAGGCTGTGCTGGAGGCCGTGGCCCCAGCCCCCGAATCCATCGTGAACGACCCCAGCATCGGCGGCACGGCAGCCAGCAGCGCCGCGGCCGAGGCGATCTATTACAACGGCCGCTTCACCGTCCCGAACCCGGACGGCACCTTGCGCACCTACATGACGGCCGAGGTGCATATCGTCATGGGCACGGCGCGGGACGTGCTGACGGTTCCGTCCATGGCGCTTGGATCGCCCGATGGGGACGGGCGCTATCGCCTGCAGGTCCAGGGCAGCGACGGCACCTTGTCGGACCGCGTGGTCAGCGTCGGCCTGAACGACAAGGTCATGGCCGAGATCACCGATGGCCTGGCCGAGGGCGAGAAGATCGTGACCGGCACCGGCGGCGACAGCCCCTCGCGCGGCCCGCTTGCCGGGATGCCGCGCGGGATGCGAGGCTGATCGCGTGGATCAGCCGATCATCCAGTTGTCCGGCATCGGGCGCAGCTATCCCCAGGGCGAGGGCGCGCTGACCGTTCTGCGCGACGTGGACCTGACCATCGCGCCCGGCGAATTCGTGGCGATCATGGGGGCGTCCGGGTCGGGCAAGACCACGCTGATGAATATCCTGGGCTGCCTGGACCGGCCCAGCACCGGCACCTACCGTTTCGCGGGCCAGGACATCGGCACGCTGGACAATGCCCAATTGGCGGCGCTGCGGCGCGAACGCTTTGGCTTCATCTTCCAGCGGTATCACCTGCTGCCGGAACTGACCGCGCTTGGCAACGTCGAAATCCCCGCCGTCTACCGGGGCGAGGCCGCATCTGCCCGCCGCGCGCGGGCAGCATCGCTTCTGGACAGGCTGGGCATGGGCGCGCGGCTAGACCATCGCCCGGCGGCCCTGTCGGGCGGCCAGCAGCAGCGCGTGTCCATCGCCCGCGCGCTGATGAACGACGCCAGCGTCATCCTGGCGGACGAGCCGACCGGCGCCCTGGACAGCCGCAGCGGCGAGGAAGTGCTGTCCATCCTGTCGGAACTGAACGCGGACGGGCGCACGATCATCATCGTCACCCACGACCCCAAGGTCGCCGCCCGCGCCCGCCGCGTCATCGAGATCAGCGACGGCCGCATCATCGCCGACCGCCGCAACCAGCCCGACACCGCCGCCGCCGTCCGCCGCCAAGCGGCGGCCAGAGGTGCATCCGCCCTGCCCGGCTCGGCCTTTTTCGAGGCCTTGCGCATGGCGGTCGTATCCATGCGCGCGCACAAGCTGCG harbors:
- a CDS encoding efflux RND transporter periplasmic adaptor subunit yields the protein MRFRHGVLALAICAALAAGAAAVGIGQSGDSTGASVLTTPVARGDIEVTVLAQGTIKPRNLVAVGAQASGRITSIAVELGQTVRTGDLIAEIDSVNQRNALRTAQSDLAVARAQRLERESTLDLAERTLERLEKLQRSNLSLQAEYDGAVSDVAVSKAQIQALDAQIAQAQVAIETAQANLDYTRITAPSDGTVLAITAQQGQTVNAAQSAPTIVVLGDLTRMEVFAEISEADIGQVEPGQQVWFTTLGAPGRRYEAVLEAVAPAPESIVNDPSIGGTAASSAAAEAIYYNGRFTVPNPDGTLRTYMTAEVHIVMGTARDVLTVPSMALGSPDGDGRYRLQVQGSDGTLSDRVVSVGLNDKVMAEITDGLAEGEKIVTGTGGDSPSRGPLAGMPRGMRG